A region of Penaeus chinensis breed Huanghai No. 1 chromosome 38, ASM1920278v2, whole genome shotgun sequence DNA encodes the following proteins:
- the LOC125045879 gene encoding uncharacterized protein LOC125045879 isoform X11 translates to MCKCSFVRVACVALALAAASLAQEYSVDEPNNGDVVFNGVQGSDVSLIFDASEIVVNPGEQLDLNCGFKGQYRHCIWELEGAKPIQVQDVYENVHPGMSKPVESEGNECGIVINSVSTEQHGMWTCRVFITGNSLEGSKNVIVTVKPTYPVLEVDNNQLLEVNSDEETPVKCVVAAARPAVGIRWFLGDRDVTVMAETEETPTDNEGMYKSISTLRRTFEPMENGMMLTCSVSHKTLNVPENASISLNVVFKPVEKPVSTYYQIRPGSDYEVKLNFSANPPPIRKEWRYGDSFQNIAVSIEIPGAKDHYETYMEELGNGMYTATLRIAGFKEEDANQRYLLVVENELGETEYKVRLSMDDAPKDGDSETRDHDKNPSTEYSVSEETLSGGAVAGIVIVVLIIVAAIGAAAYARYRQMFCFAPRAESKAYIGDAERNETDNGTANDAVKASTDHVNGKTDSTVANGNGNVEQTQVEEINNEKKNTDV, encoded by the exons GAGTTCAGGGTTCTGACGTCTCATTGATCTTCGATGCCTCGGAAATTGTTGTAAATCCAGGAGAGCAGTTAGATTTGAATTGTGGATTCAAAGGACAGTATCGCCACTGCATCTGGGAGCTTGAAGGAGCTAAGCCTATCCAG GTACAAGATGTTTATGAGAATGTCCATCCTGGAATGAGCAAGCCAGTGGAATCAGAAGGAAATGAATGCGGAATTGTCATAAATTCTGTCAGTACTGAACAACATGGCATGTGGACCTGCAGAGTGTTCATCACTGGAAACTCACTTGAAGGATCAAAAAATGTTATTGTAACTG TAAAGCCAACATACCCAGTTTTAGAGGTAGATAACAATCAGCTTCTGGAAGTAAACAGTGATGAAGAGACGCCAGTCAAGTGTGTGGTTGCTGCAGCCAGACCAGCTGTGGGTATTCGCTGGTTCTTAGGAGACAGAGACGTCACTGTCATGGCAGAAACTGAAGAAACCCCAACTGACAATGAA GGCATGTATAAAAGCATATCAACTCTGCGACGAACCTTTGAGCCAATGGAAAATGGAATGATGCTGACGTGCAGTGTGTCTCACAAGACTCTGAATGTGCCTGAGAATGCAAGCATTTCTTTGAATGTTGTCT TCAAACCAGTTGAAAAGCCTGTTAGCACCTACTACCAGATTCGTCCAGGCTCAGACTACGAAGTAAAATTGAATTTCTCGGCCAACCCACCTCCCATTAGGAAGGAGTGGAGGTATGGAGACAGCTTCCAGAACATTGCTGTCTCCATTGAGATCCCTGGTGCCAAAGACCACTATGAGACATACATGGAG GAATTAGGCAACGGAATGTACACTGCTACCTTAAGGATTGCTGGGTTCAAGGAGGAAGATGCAAATCAACGTTACTTGTTGGTTGTAGAGAATGAGCTTGGAGAAACGGAATACAAAGTGCGGCTATCAATGGATGATGCTCCAAAAg ATGGTGACTCAGAAACTCGCGACCATGACAAAAATCCATCCACAGAATATTCAGTGTCTGAAG AAACCCTGAGTGGAGGAGCGGTCGCAGGCATCGTGATTGTTGTGCTGATTATTGTTGCTGCCATTGGAGCTGCAGCTTACGCACGGTATCGCCAGATGTTCTGCTTTG CCCCACGTGCCGAGAGTAAAGCCTACATCGGAGACGCAGAACGCAACGAAACAGATAATGGCACAGCCAACGATGCCGTCAAGGCCTCCACCGACCACGTCAACGGGAAGACTGACAGCACTGTAGCTAATGGCAATGGAAATGTTGAGCAAACACAAGTGGAGGaaatcaacaatgaaaaaaagaatacagATGTGTGA
- the LOC125045879 gene encoding uncharacterized protein LOC125045879 isoform X2 — MCKCSFVRVACVALALAAASLAQEYSVDEPNNGDVVFNGVQGSDVSLIFDASEIVVNPGEQLDLNCGFKGQYRHCIWELEGAKPIQVQDVYENVHPGMSKPVESEGNECGIVINSVSTEQHGMWTCRVFITGNSLEGSKNVIVTVKPTYPVLEVDNNQLLEVNSDEETPVKCVVAAARPAVGIRWFLGDRDVTVMAETEETPTDNEGMYKSISTLRRTFEPMENGMMLTCSVSHKTLNVPENASISLNVVFKPVEKPVSTYYQIRPGSDYEVKLNFSANPPPIRKEWRYGDSFQNIAVSIEIPGAKDHYETYMEELGNGMYTATLRIAGFKEEDANQRYLLVVENELGETEYKVRLSMDDAPKDGDSETRDHDKNPSTEYSVSEGIVFDDDTMSKTLSGGAVAGIVIVVLIIVAAIGAAAYARYRQMFCFAPVVTPDPEEGKETKEEHDTESARGANTTRAANLKNSLGRLTQVFKKPKKEQETKLENIGDDEKRSLTTDEPKKGSPIKEQNVDDKEVVYAELDLGKSESDKKTEVKAEDKTEYAQIVGTVTDNREDEKKE; from the exons GAGTTCAGGGTTCTGACGTCTCATTGATCTTCGATGCCTCGGAAATTGTTGTAAATCCAGGAGAGCAGTTAGATTTGAATTGTGGATTCAAAGGACAGTATCGCCACTGCATCTGGGAGCTTGAAGGAGCTAAGCCTATCCAG GTACAAGATGTTTATGAGAATGTCCATCCTGGAATGAGCAAGCCAGTGGAATCAGAAGGAAATGAATGCGGAATTGTCATAAATTCTGTCAGTACTGAACAACATGGCATGTGGACCTGCAGAGTGTTCATCACTGGAAACTCACTTGAAGGATCAAAAAATGTTATTGTAACTG TAAAGCCAACATACCCAGTTTTAGAGGTAGATAACAATCAGCTTCTGGAAGTAAACAGTGATGAAGAGACGCCAGTCAAGTGTGTGGTTGCTGCAGCCAGACCAGCTGTGGGTATTCGCTGGTTCTTAGGAGACAGAGACGTCACTGTCATGGCAGAAACTGAAGAAACCCCAACTGACAATGAA GGCATGTATAAAAGCATATCAACTCTGCGACGAACCTTTGAGCCAATGGAAAATGGAATGATGCTGACGTGCAGTGTGTCTCACAAGACTCTGAATGTGCCTGAGAATGCAAGCATTTCTTTGAATGTTGTCT TCAAACCAGTTGAAAAGCCTGTTAGCACCTACTACCAGATTCGTCCAGGCTCAGACTACGAAGTAAAATTGAATTTCTCGGCCAACCCACCTCCCATTAGGAAGGAGTGGAGGTATGGAGACAGCTTCCAGAACATTGCTGTCTCCATTGAGATCCCTGGTGCCAAAGACCACTATGAGACATACATGGAG GAATTAGGCAACGGAATGTACACTGCTACCTTAAGGATTGCTGGGTTCAAGGAGGAAGATGCAAATCAACGTTACTTGTTGGTTGTAGAGAATGAGCTTGGAGAAACGGAATACAAAGTGCGGCTATCAATGGATGATGCTCCAAAAg ATGGTGACTCAGAAACTCGCGACCATGACAAAAATCCATCCACAGAATATTCAGTGTCTGAAGGTATTGTTTTCGATGATGATACGATGTCAA AAACCCTGAGTGGAGGAGCGGTCGCAGGCATCGTGATTGTTGTGCTGATTATTGTTGCTGCCATTGGAGCTGCAGCTTACGCACGGTATCGCCAGATGTTCTGCTTTG CTCCTGTAGTCACCCCTGATCCTGAGGAAGGCAAGGAAACCAAAGAAGAACA CGACACTGAGAGTGCAAGAGGGGCAAACACTACACGTGCAGCCAACCTCAAGAATAGCCTTGGAAGACTGACACAGGTGTTCAAGAAGCCTAAGAAAGAACAG GAGACCAAATTGgaaaatattggtgatgatgagaaAAGGTCTCTGACCACTGATGAACCTAAAAAGGGAAGCCCAATCAAGGAGCagaatgttgatgataaagaG GTGGTGTATGCAGAGCTAGACCTTGGCAAGAGCGAATCTGATAAAAAAACAGAAGTGAAAGCCGAAGACAAAACGGAGTACGCGCAGATTGTTGGAACTGTGACAGACAACCgagaagacgagaaaaaggaGTAG
- the LOC125045879 gene encoding uncharacterized protein LOC125045879 isoform X1 → MCKCSFVRVACVALALAAASLAQEYSVDEPNNGDVVFNGVQGSDVSLIFDASEIVVNPGEQLDLNCGFKGQYRHCIWELEGAKPIQVQDVYENVHPGMSKPVESEGNECGIVINSVSTEQHGMWTCRVFITGNSLEGSKNVIVTVKPTYPVLEVDNNQLLEVNSDEETPVKCVVAAARPAVGIRWFLGDRDVTVMAETEETPTDNEGMYKSISTLRRTFEPMENGMMLTCSVSHKTLNVPENASISLNVVFKPVEKPVSTYYQIRPGSDYEVKLNFSANPPPIRKEWRYGDSFQNIAVSIEIPGAKDHYETYMEELGNGMYTATLRIAGFKEEDANQRYLLVVENELGETEYKVRLSMDDAPKDGDSETRDHDKNPSTEYSVSEGIVFDDDTMSKTLSGGAVAGIVIVVLIIVAAIGAAAYARYRQMFCFAPVVTPDPEEGKETKEEHSDTESARGANTTRAANLKNSLGRLTQVFKKPKKEQETKLENIGDDEKRSLTTDEPKKGSPIKEQNVDDKEVVYAELDLGKSESDKKTEVKAEDKTEYAQIVGTVTDNREDEKKE, encoded by the exons GAGTTCAGGGTTCTGACGTCTCATTGATCTTCGATGCCTCGGAAATTGTTGTAAATCCAGGAGAGCAGTTAGATTTGAATTGTGGATTCAAAGGACAGTATCGCCACTGCATCTGGGAGCTTGAAGGAGCTAAGCCTATCCAG GTACAAGATGTTTATGAGAATGTCCATCCTGGAATGAGCAAGCCAGTGGAATCAGAAGGAAATGAATGCGGAATTGTCATAAATTCTGTCAGTACTGAACAACATGGCATGTGGACCTGCAGAGTGTTCATCACTGGAAACTCACTTGAAGGATCAAAAAATGTTATTGTAACTG TAAAGCCAACATACCCAGTTTTAGAGGTAGATAACAATCAGCTTCTGGAAGTAAACAGTGATGAAGAGACGCCAGTCAAGTGTGTGGTTGCTGCAGCCAGACCAGCTGTGGGTATTCGCTGGTTCTTAGGAGACAGAGACGTCACTGTCATGGCAGAAACTGAAGAAACCCCAACTGACAATGAA GGCATGTATAAAAGCATATCAACTCTGCGACGAACCTTTGAGCCAATGGAAAATGGAATGATGCTGACGTGCAGTGTGTCTCACAAGACTCTGAATGTGCCTGAGAATGCAAGCATTTCTTTGAATGTTGTCT TCAAACCAGTTGAAAAGCCTGTTAGCACCTACTACCAGATTCGTCCAGGCTCAGACTACGAAGTAAAATTGAATTTCTCGGCCAACCCACCTCCCATTAGGAAGGAGTGGAGGTATGGAGACAGCTTCCAGAACATTGCTGTCTCCATTGAGATCCCTGGTGCCAAAGACCACTATGAGACATACATGGAG GAATTAGGCAACGGAATGTACACTGCTACCTTAAGGATTGCTGGGTTCAAGGAGGAAGATGCAAATCAACGTTACTTGTTGGTTGTAGAGAATGAGCTTGGAGAAACGGAATACAAAGTGCGGCTATCAATGGATGATGCTCCAAAAg ATGGTGACTCAGAAACTCGCGACCATGACAAAAATCCATCCACAGAATATTCAGTGTCTGAAGGTATTGTTTTCGATGATGATACGATGTCAA AAACCCTGAGTGGAGGAGCGGTCGCAGGCATCGTGATTGTTGTGCTGATTATTGTTGCTGCCATTGGAGCTGCAGCTTACGCACGGTATCGCCAGATGTTCTGCTTTG CTCCTGTAGTCACCCCTGATCCTGAGGAAGGCAAGGAAACCAAAGAAGAACA CAGCGACACTGAGAGTGCAAGAGGGGCAAACACTACACGTGCAGCCAACCTCAAGAATAGCCTTGGAAGACTGACACAGGTGTTCAAGAAGCCTAAGAAAGAACAG GAGACCAAATTGgaaaatattggtgatgatgagaaAAGGTCTCTGACCACTGATGAACCTAAAAAGGGAAGCCCAATCAAGGAGCagaatgttgatgataaagaG GTGGTGTATGCAGAGCTAGACCTTGGCAAGAGCGAATCTGATAAAAAAACAGAAGTGAAAGCCGAAGACAAAACGGAGTACGCGCAGATTGTTGGAACTGTGACAGACAACCgagaagacgagaaaaaggaGTAG
- the LOC125045879 gene encoding uncharacterized protein LOC125045879 isoform X12, protein MCKCSFVRVACVALALAAASLAQEYSVDEPNNGDVVFNGVQGSDVSLIFDASEIVVNPGEQLDLNCGFKGQYRHCIWELEGAKPIQVQDVYENVHPGMSKPVESEGNECGIVINSVSTEQHGMWTCRVFITGNSLEGSKNVIVTVKPTYPVLEVDNNQLLEVNSDEETPVKCVVAAARPAVGIRWFLGDRDVTVMAETEETPTDNEGMYKSISTLRRTFEPMENGMMLTCSVSHKTLNVPENASISLNVVFKPVEKPVSTYYQIRPGSDYEVKLNFSANPPPIRKEWRYGDSFQNIAVSIEIPGAKDHYETYMEELGNGMYTATLRIAGFKEEDANQRYLLVVENELGETEYKVRLSMDDAPKETLSGGAVAGIVIVVLIIVAAIGAAAYARYRQMFCFAPRAESKAYIGDAERNETDNGTANDAVKASTDHVNGKTDSTVANGNGNVEQTQVEEINNEKKNTDV, encoded by the exons GAGTTCAGGGTTCTGACGTCTCATTGATCTTCGATGCCTCGGAAATTGTTGTAAATCCAGGAGAGCAGTTAGATTTGAATTGTGGATTCAAAGGACAGTATCGCCACTGCATCTGGGAGCTTGAAGGAGCTAAGCCTATCCAG GTACAAGATGTTTATGAGAATGTCCATCCTGGAATGAGCAAGCCAGTGGAATCAGAAGGAAATGAATGCGGAATTGTCATAAATTCTGTCAGTACTGAACAACATGGCATGTGGACCTGCAGAGTGTTCATCACTGGAAACTCACTTGAAGGATCAAAAAATGTTATTGTAACTG TAAAGCCAACATACCCAGTTTTAGAGGTAGATAACAATCAGCTTCTGGAAGTAAACAGTGATGAAGAGACGCCAGTCAAGTGTGTGGTTGCTGCAGCCAGACCAGCTGTGGGTATTCGCTGGTTCTTAGGAGACAGAGACGTCACTGTCATGGCAGAAACTGAAGAAACCCCAACTGACAATGAA GGCATGTATAAAAGCATATCAACTCTGCGACGAACCTTTGAGCCAATGGAAAATGGAATGATGCTGACGTGCAGTGTGTCTCACAAGACTCTGAATGTGCCTGAGAATGCAAGCATTTCTTTGAATGTTGTCT TCAAACCAGTTGAAAAGCCTGTTAGCACCTACTACCAGATTCGTCCAGGCTCAGACTACGAAGTAAAATTGAATTTCTCGGCCAACCCACCTCCCATTAGGAAGGAGTGGAGGTATGGAGACAGCTTCCAGAACATTGCTGTCTCCATTGAGATCCCTGGTGCCAAAGACCACTATGAGACATACATGGAG GAATTAGGCAACGGAATGTACACTGCTACCTTAAGGATTGCTGGGTTCAAGGAGGAAGATGCAAATCAACGTTACTTGTTGGTTGTAGAGAATGAGCTTGGAGAAACGGAATACAAAGTGCGGCTATCAATGGATGATGCTCCAAAAg AAACCCTGAGTGGAGGAGCGGTCGCAGGCATCGTGATTGTTGTGCTGATTATTGTTGCTGCCATTGGAGCTGCAGCTTACGCACGGTATCGCCAGATGTTCTGCTTTG CCCCACGTGCCGAGAGTAAAGCCTACATCGGAGACGCAGAACGCAACGAAACAGATAATGGCACAGCCAACGATGCCGTCAAGGCCTCCACCGACCACGTCAACGGGAAGACTGACAGCACTGTAGCTAATGGCAATGGAAATGTTGAGCAAACACAAGTGGAGGaaatcaacaatgaaaaaaagaatacagATGTGTGA
- the LOC125045879 gene encoding uncharacterized protein LOC125045879 isoform X7 — protein sequence MQSQVGGEGVQGSDVSLIFDASEIVVNPGEQLDLNCGFKGQYRHCIWELEGAKPIQVQDVYENVHPGMSKPVESEGNECGIVINSVSTEQHGMWTCRVFITGNSLEGSKNVIVTVKPTYPVLEVDNNQLLEVNSDEETPVKCVVAAARPAVGIRWFLGDRDVTVMAETEETPTDNEGMYKSISTLRRTFEPMENGMMLTCSVSHKTLNVPENASISLNVVFKPVEKPVSTYYQIRPGSDYEVKLNFSANPPPIRKEWRYGDSFQNIAVSIEIPGAKDHYETYMEELGNGMYTATLRIAGFKEEDANQRYLLVVENELGETEYKVRLSMDDAPKDGDSETRDHDKNPSTEYSVSEGIVFDDDTMSKTLSGGAVAGIVIVVLIIVAAIGAAAYARYRQMFCFAPVVTPDPEEGKETKEEHSDTESARGANTTRAANLKNSLGRLTQVFKKPKKEQETKLENIGDDEKRSLTTDEPKKGSPIKEQNVDDKEVVYAELDLGKSESDKKTEVKAEDKTEYAQIVGTVTDNREDEKKE from the exons GAGTTCAGGGTTCTGACGTCTCATTGATCTTCGATGCCTCGGAAATTGTTGTAAATCCAGGAGAGCAGTTAGATTTGAATTGTGGATTCAAAGGACAGTATCGCCACTGCATCTGGGAGCTTGAAGGAGCTAAGCCTATCCAG GTACAAGATGTTTATGAGAATGTCCATCCTGGAATGAGCAAGCCAGTGGAATCAGAAGGAAATGAATGCGGAATTGTCATAAATTCTGTCAGTACTGAACAACATGGCATGTGGACCTGCAGAGTGTTCATCACTGGAAACTCACTTGAAGGATCAAAAAATGTTATTGTAACTG TAAAGCCAACATACCCAGTTTTAGAGGTAGATAACAATCAGCTTCTGGAAGTAAACAGTGATGAAGAGACGCCAGTCAAGTGTGTGGTTGCTGCAGCCAGACCAGCTGTGGGTATTCGCTGGTTCTTAGGAGACAGAGACGTCACTGTCATGGCAGAAACTGAAGAAACCCCAACTGACAATGAA GGCATGTATAAAAGCATATCAACTCTGCGACGAACCTTTGAGCCAATGGAAAATGGAATGATGCTGACGTGCAGTGTGTCTCACAAGACTCTGAATGTGCCTGAGAATGCAAGCATTTCTTTGAATGTTGTCT TCAAACCAGTTGAAAAGCCTGTTAGCACCTACTACCAGATTCGTCCAGGCTCAGACTACGAAGTAAAATTGAATTTCTCGGCCAACCCACCTCCCATTAGGAAGGAGTGGAGGTATGGAGACAGCTTCCAGAACATTGCTGTCTCCATTGAGATCCCTGGTGCCAAAGACCACTATGAGACATACATGGAG GAATTAGGCAACGGAATGTACACTGCTACCTTAAGGATTGCTGGGTTCAAGGAGGAAGATGCAAATCAACGTTACTTGTTGGTTGTAGAGAATGAGCTTGGAGAAACGGAATACAAAGTGCGGCTATCAATGGATGATGCTCCAAAAg ATGGTGACTCAGAAACTCGCGACCATGACAAAAATCCATCCACAGAATATTCAGTGTCTGAAGGTATTGTTTTCGATGATGATACGATGTCAA AAACCCTGAGTGGAGGAGCGGTCGCAGGCATCGTGATTGTTGTGCTGATTATTGTTGCTGCCATTGGAGCTGCAGCTTACGCACGGTATCGCCAGATGTTCTGCTTTG CTCCTGTAGTCACCCCTGATCCTGAGGAAGGCAAGGAAACCAAAGAAGAACA CAGCGACACTGAGAGTGCAAGAGGGGCAAACACTACACGTGCAGCCAACCTCAAGAATAGCCTTGGAAGACTGACACAGGTGTTCAAGAAGCCTAAGAAAGAACAG GAGACCAAATTGgaaaatattggtgatgatgagaaAAGGTCTCTGACCACTGATGAACCTAAAAAGGGAAGCCCAATCAAGGAGCagaatgttgatgataaagaG GTGGTGTATGCAGAGCTAGACCTTGGCAAGAGCGAATCTGATAAAAAAACAGAAGTGAAAGCCGAAGACAAAACGGAGTACGCGCAGATTGTTGGAACTGTGACAGACAACCgagaagacgagaaaaaggaGTAG